One stretch of Tenacibaculum sp. MAR_2010_89 DNA includes these proteins:
- a CDS encoding isoaspartyl peptidase/L-asparaginase family protein — protein sequence MKQITTILLLLLFLSSCKNDKKQKTKNTKDIKQNEFAIIIHGGAGTILKKNMTPEKEKAYQQKLEEAIKAGYSILKKGGSSTKAVEASIHIMENSPLFNAGKGAVFTNAETNEMDASIMEGKTLNAGAVAGVKTVKNPISAAIQVMNNSNHVLLSGIGADNFAKEKGLEIMDPSYFYTEKRFKSLQRIKNKEKTQLDHDEKSAFYDTDIKDSKFGTVGCVALDKKGNITAGTSTGGMTNKRWNRIGDSPIIGAGTYANNATCGVSSTGWGEYFIRGVVAHDIAAQMEYKNVSLKEATNDVIQNKLTNLGGTGGIIALDKNGNMSFEFNTAGMYRASMNDKGELIVKIYKE from the coding sequence ATGAAACAAATAACTACTATTTTACTATTGCTGTTGTTTTTAAGCAGTTGTAAAAACGATAAAAAACAAAAAACAAAAAACACTAAAGATATCAAACAAAATGAGTTTGCTATTATTATTCACGGAGGTGCTGGTACTATTTTAAAAAAGAATATGACTCCAGAAAAAGAAAAAGCATACCAACAAAAATTAGAAGAAGCTATAAAAGCAGGATATTCGATTTTAAAAAAAGGTGGTTCGAGTACTAAAGCAGTTGAAGCATCAATACATATTATGGAAAACTCTCCTTTGTTTAATGCTGGTAAAGGTGCAGTTTTTACAAATGCTGAAACCAATGAAATGGATGCTTCTATAATGGAAGGTAAAACTCTAAATGCTGGTGCTGTTGCTGGTGTTAAAACAGTTAAAAACCCAATTTCTGCAGCCATCCAAGTTATGAATAATTCTAACCACGTATTATTATCAGGAATTGGTGCTGATAATTTTGCTAAGGAAAAAGGATTAGAGATTATGGATCCAAGTTATTTTTATACTGAAAAACGATTCAAATCTTTACAACGAATAAAAAATAAAGAGAAGACACAATTAGACCATGATGAAAAATCTGCATTTTATGATACTGATATTAAAGATAGTAAATTTGGTACTGTAGGTTGTGTTGCCTTAGATAAAAAAGGAAATATTACTGCTGGTACTTCTACTGGTGGAATGACTAATAAGCGTTGGAATAGAATAGGAGATTCTCCTATAATTGGAGCAGGTACGTATGCAAATAATGCTACATGTGGGGTTTCTTCTACAGGATGGGGTGAATATTTTATTAGAGGTGTTGTAGCCCATGATATTGCAGCACAAATGGAATATAAAAACGTTTCTTTAAAAGAAGCTACCAATGATGTTATTCAAAACAAACTTACGAATCTTGGTGGAACTGGTGGTATCATTGCTCTTGATAAAAATGGTAACATGTCGTTTGAGTTTAATACAGCTGGTATGTATAGAGCATCAATGAATGATAAAGGAGAATTAATCGTAAAGATTTATAAAGAATAA
- a CDS encoding ABC-F family ATP-binding cassette domain-containing protein, protein MNYLSVENIAKAYGEKVLFHDISFGINKDQKIAFVAKNGSGKTSILNIVAGVDEADSGQVVSRKGIDIAYLSQADNLNADLTIEETIFSTDNKVLSIIQQYEKALDNPDNAEAYQEAFELMEQHNAWDFETQYKQILSKLKLENLQLKVGKLSGGQKKRLALAIVLIKKPDLLILDEPTNHLDLEMIEWLEAFFAKEKITLFMVTHDRYFLERVCNEIIELDEGKLFKYKGNYSYYLQNKEERLALEATNLGKAKSLFKKELDWMRRQPKARTTKSKSRTDDFYKIKEKAHKRRNEHEVQLEINMKRLGSKIIELHKMRKSFDDKVILDGFEYVFKRGERIGIIGKNGTGKSSFLNMLTGGIPLDGGKVVIGETVKFGYYTQNGIEIKPGQKVIEVVKEFGEYIPLSKGRKISAGQLLERFLFDRKKQHDFVEKLSGGEQKRLYLCAVLIQNPNFLILDEPTNDLDVVTLNVLENFLLDYPGNLMVVSHDRYFMDKIVDNLFVFRGEGQIDNFPGNYSDFRAYEDSKVKESREIKKEVIKPVKTAKKAVLSFDEKREWGLLEKDIEKLQKKKQLIEGKFMNVEYSPEEINDKSKELQETIDSLEKKEERWLELSMKLEGE, encoded by the coding sequence ATGAATTACCTATCGGTTGAGAATATAGCAAAAGCTTATGGAGAAAAAGTGTTATTTCATGACATTTCTTTTGGAATAAATAAAGATCAAAAAATAGCTTTTGTTGCTAAAAACGGTAGTGGTAAAACCTCTATTTTAAATATAGTAGCAGGAGTAGACGAAGCTGATTCTGGACAAGTAGTTAGTAGAAAAGGCATTGATATTGCTTATTTATCACAGGCAGATAATTTAAATGCCGATTTAACTATTGAAGAAACAATTTTTTCTACAGATAACAAAGTTTTATCGATTATTCAACAATACGAAAAAGCATTAGATAATCCAGATAATGCAGAAGCATATCAAGAAGCTTTTGAGTTAATGGAACAACATAATGCATGGGATTTTGAAACTCAATACAAGCAAATTTTATCTAAATTAAAATTAGAAAATTTACAGTTAAAAGTAGGTAAACTATCTGGAGGTCAAAAGAAACGTTTAGCATTGGCAATCGTATTGATAAAAAAACCAGATTTGTTAATATTGGATGAGCCTACCAATCATTTAGATTTAGAAATGATTGAATGGTTAGAAGCTTTTTTTGCTAAAGAAAAAATAACATTATTTATGGTTACACATGATCGTTATTTCTTAGAGCGTGTGTGTAATGAAATTATTGAACTAGACGAAGGAAAGTTATTTAAATACAAAGGAAATTATTCATATTACCTACAAAATAAAGAAGAACGATTAGCACTTGAAGCAACCAATTTAGGGAAAGCAAAAAGTTTATTTAAAAAAGAATTAGACTGGATGCGTCGTCAGCCTAAGGCACGAACAACAAAATCTAAATCTCGTACAGATGATTTTTATAAAATTAAAGAAAAAGCCCATAAACGACGTAACGAACATGAAGTTCAGTTAGAAATTAATATGAAGCGTTTAGGAAGTAAAATTATTGAGCTTCATAAAATGCGAAAATCATTTGATGATAAAGTAATTTTAGACGGGTTTGAATATGTTTTTAAGCGTGGAGAACGTATAGGTATCATTGGTAAAAATGGTACAGGAAAATCTTCTTTTTTGAATATGCTAACTGGTGGTATACCTTTAGATGGTGGAAAAGTTGTTATAGGTGAAACTGTAAAGTTTGGATATTACACTCAGAATGGTATTGAAATAAAACCAGGACAAAAAGTAATTGAAGTAGTTAAAGAGTTTGGTGAATATATTCCATTATCAAAAGGACGAAAAATATCAGCAGGACAATTGTTAGAACGTTTCCTTTTTGATAGGAAAAAGCAGCATGATTTTGTAGAAAAATTAAGTGGAGGTGAGCAAAAACGATTGTATTTATGTGCTGTTTTAATACAGAACCCTAATTTTCTAATTTTAGATGAGCCTACAAACGATTTAGATGTTGTAACCTTAAATGTATTAGAAAATTTCTTATTAGATTATCCTGGTAACTTAATGGTGGTATCTCACGACCGTTATTTTATGGATAAAATAGTTGATAATTTATTTGTGTTTAGAGGTGAAGGACAAATTGATAACTTTCCAGGGAATTACTCTGATTTTAGGGCTTATGAAGACTCAAAGGTAAAAGAATCAAGGGAGATAAAGAAAGAAGTTATAAAACCTGTTAAAACAGCTAAAAAGGCAGTATTAAGTTTTGATGAAAAGCGCGAATGGGGCTTATTAGAAAAAGATATTGAAAAACTTCAAAAAAAGAAACAATTGATTGAAGGGAAATTTATGAATGTTGAATATTCTCCTGAAGAGATTAATGATAAATCAAAAGAACTTCAAGAAACAATTGATAGTTTAGAAAAAAAAGAAGAACGATGGCTCGAACTTTCAATGAAACTTGAAGGTGAATAA
- a CDS encoding GEVED domain-containing protein, with amino-acid sequence MNNKFKFLIGGLSVAAISIIGSDYLKKQDVSATIAEQREVHKTFLDESPLNESLKWGKKERKLKGLPPNRYFDQMQMLTMNPATGQMEDGTLAKLREDLLKSRSAKGNNTQQRGPGDAGNSWVERGPNNVGGRTRVILFDPNDATNNTVYAGGVSGGLWKNTNISNANTQWTRVQNVPGNLSVTSITVDPRNSNTWYVGTGEQYTAGDVVGNGVYVTTNGGTTWNAINIPASGTAIINHNASNIFLSGIHYVNDILAWDNGASTELFVAVGAHVYGDASSPKNWLGLQSAGIYRSTNNGTTWNRIESANMRYTFSGNDYYYVPNDLEVSANNTIWMGTIKSVLDANSGGRVYSSTNGSTWTEAAASPLTNSNRVELETSATNANKIYALTQGTTSAAPVHIYKTTNGFTSVTSTSLPNDADTGISSTDFTRGQAFYDLVIEADPTNDNIVYVGGIDLFKTTNGGTSWSQLSHWYGGFGHQNVHADQHSIAFGNNDSSKILFGNDGGVYYSGNSGGVIGKRNKGYNVTQFVKAAIGPDGAGDVDGIFSAGAQDNGTQAFRNAVAGVNSSTDLSDGDGFYTFVDKDGQYMIATYVRNVIYRFSLPWNGLGRQQGGATTLFNDSQNTGDFVNPMGYDSQANRLLSNKSTSSSKAILSINVAANSNGTITNALLDASPTAFQPSPFANNSWYVGLANGKLLRLTNVTNSSATWTNIATPFVGSVSSVRFGATANDIFVTIHNYGVTSVWATSNGGTNWVSKEGNLPNIPVRDLLQNPLDRTEAILATQLGVWSTSNFNDANPNWTQAYNGMSDVSVTSFDYWDVSGDNATNKVIASTYGRGVFTGSFTSNAVADTQAPTAPASLATSSIAATSLTLNWTASTDNVGVTGYDVFRGATKIGSSTTTSYNVTGLTASTAYTFTVKAKDAAGNISTASNTASATTTAITMSCSSTITSFPYSEGFESNDGWVQVTGDDGNWVRKSGSTPSNGTGPSSATQGSFYMFLEASTNNSPGKIGANATAILESACFDLSDKSSASFSFKNHMYGNNIGSLKVQGSSNGTTWTDLWSDSGSKGNQWNSIKVNLSAYLGANVKLRIVGTTGSGWSSDIAVDDLSVTAVNDGPDTQAPTAPSSLTSSSVTQTSLTLGWTASTDDVGVTGYDVFRGTTKLATVTTTSYNVTGLTANTAYTFSVKAKDAAGNVSSASNVVNVTTLSNVVNYCASKGNRVTYEWIDYVSFGGMTNTTAANGGYGDFTSKVATVTQGTTNQIVVSAGFNSSSYTEYFTVWIDYNRNGTFESSEQTSLGSSSSASNRSANISIPAGATLGQTRMRVSMKYNAASTACETFADGEVEDYTVNIVSSSSSLAGTTSSNDLSAEPLDRDGLPSLIAYPNPAINSIIVKFGNNENVNYRITNTIGQVVLKGETMNNTVNISSLKSGIYLLEANDGQKSLTTKLVKR; translated from the coding sequence ATTTTGATCAAATGCAAATGCTTACTATGAATCCAGCTACTGGACAAATGGAAGATGGTACGCTAGCTAAACTAAGAGAAGATTTATTAAAAAGTAGATCAGCTAAAGGAAATAATACACAACAAAGAGGCCCTGGAGATGCAGGTAATTCTTGGGTAGAAAGAGGTCCTAATAATGTAGGAGGACGTACAAGAGTAATTTTGTTTGATCCAAATGATGCAACAAATAATACAGTGTATGCTGGTGGTGTAAGTGGAGGTTTATGGAAAAACACGAATATTAGTAATGCAAATACTCAATGGACAAGGGTTCAGAATGTTCCAGGTAACTTATCGGTAACTTCTATTACTGTTGATCCTAGAAACTCTAATACATGGTATGTTGGTACAGGAGAACAGTATACTGCAGGTGATGTTGTAGGTAACGGAGTTTATGTTACTACTAATGGGGGTACTACATGGAATGCAATTAATATACCTGCTTCAGGTACAGCAATTATTAATCATAATGCAAGTAATATTTTCCTTTCAGGAATACATTATGTAAATGATATTTTAGCATGGGATAATGGAGCATCAACAGAATTATTCGTAGCAGTAGGTGCTCACGTTTATGGTGATGCATCTAGTCCAAAAAATTGGCTAGGATTACAATCAGCTGGTATCTATCGTTCTACAAATAATGGAACTACTTGGAATCGAATAGAATCTGCTAACATGAGATATACATTTAGCGGTAATGATTATTATTATGTACCAAATGATTTAGAAGTAAGTGCAAATAATACGATTTGGATGGGAACTATTAAGTCTGTTTTAGATGCTAATAGTGGAGGTAGAGTATACAGTTCAACAAATGGGTCTACTTGGACAGAAGCTGCAGCTTCTCCTTTAACAAATTCAAATAGAGTTGAGTTAGAAACTTCTGCTACGAATGCTAATAAAATTTATGCATTAACTCAAGGAACAACTTCTGCTGCTCCGGTTCATATTTATAAGACAACAAATGGTTTTACTTCAGTAACTTCAACGTCATTACCAAATGATGCAGATACTGGGATATCTTCAACAGATTTTACAAGAGGACAAGCATTTTACGATTTAGTAATTGAAGCTGACCCTACAAATGATAATATTGTTTATGTTGGAGGTATTGATTTATTTAAAACTACTAATGGAGGAACATCATGGTCTCAATTATCTCATTGGTATGGAGGTTTTGGTCATCAAAATGTACATGCTGATCAACACTCAATAGCTTTCGGTAATAATGATTCATCAAAGATATTATTTGGAAATGATGGAGGAGTTTATTATTCTGGAAATTCAGGAGGGGTTATAGGAAAAAGAAATAAAGGATACAATGTTACTCAATTTGTAAAAGCAGCAATTGGACCAGATGGAGCCGGAGATGTTGATGGTATTTTTAGTGCTGGTGCACAAGACAATGGAACACAGGCTTTTAGAAATGCTGTTGCTGGAGTTAATAGCTCGACTGATTTAAGTGATGGTGATGGTTTTTATACGTTTGTTGATAAAGACGGTCAATATATGATAGCTACTTATGTAAGAAATGTTATTTACAGATTTAGTTTACCTTGGAATGGTTTAGGTAGACAACAAGGAGGGGCAACTACTCTTTTTAATGATTCTCAAAATACTGGTGATTTTGTAAATCCAATGGGATACGATAGTCAGGCAAATAGATTATTATCTAATAAATCTACATCTTCAAGCAAGGCTATTTTAAGTATTAATGTAGCAGCAAATAGTAATGGAACAATAACAAATGCACTATTAGATGCTAGTCCTACTGCTTTTCAACCTTCTCCTTTTGCTAATAATTCTTGGTATGTTGGATTGGCTAATGGTAAATTATTAAGATTAACTAATGTTACTAACAGTAGTGCAACTTGGACAAATATTGCTACTCCTTTTGTAGGGTCTGTTTCATCTGTTCGATTTGGAGCTACTGCAAATGATATTTTCGTTACAATTCATAATTATGGTGTAACTAGTGTTTGGGCTACTTCTAATGGAGGTACGAACTGGGTTAGTAAAGAAGGAAATTTACCAAATATTCCTGTAAGAGATTTATTACAAAATCCATTAGATAGAACTGAAGCTATTTTGGCAACTCAATTAGGAGTTTGGTCAACGTCAAACTTTAATGATGCTAATCCAAACTGGACACAAGCATACAATGGAATGAGTGATGTTAGTGTAACATCGTTTGATTATTGGGATGTTAGTGGAGATAATGCAACCAACAAAGTAATTGCTTCTACCTACGGTAGAGGAGTGTTTACAGGATCATTTACGAGTAATGCAGTAGCAGATACACAAGCACCAACAGCACCAGCTAGTTTAGCAACTAGTTCAATTGCAGCAACTAGTTTAACTTTAAATTGGACAGCTTCAACTGATAATGTAGGAGTAACTGGATACGATGTGTTTAGAGGGGCTACTAAAATAGGTTCGTCTACAACAACTTCTTATAATGTAACAGGATTAACAGCAAGTACAGCATATACTTTTACAGTAAAAGCAAAAGATGCAGCTGGAAATATCTCAACGGCAAGTAATACAGCAAGTGCTACTACTACAGCTATTACAATGTCTTGTTCATCAACAATTACATCATTTCCTTATAGTGAAGGATTCGAATCTAATGATGGATGGGTACAAGTAACTGGTGATGATGGAAACTGGGTAAGAAAAAGTGGTAGTACACCATCTAACGGAACTGGACCAAGTTCAGCAACTCAAGGTTCTTTTTATATGTTTTTAGAAGCTTCAACGAATAATAGCCCAGGAAAAATTGGAGCAAATGCAACAGCTATTTTAGAAAGTGCTTGTTTTGATTTGTCTGATAAATCTTCAGCTTCTTTTAGTTTCAAAAACCATATGTATGGGAATAATATAGGGTCTTTAAAAGTTCAAGGATCTTCGAATGGAACAACTTGGACTGACTTATGGTCTGATTCAGGAAGTAAAGGAAACCAATGGAATTCTATTAAAGTTAACTTAAGTGCTTATTTAGGTGCTAATGTTAAGTTAAGAATTGTAGGAACAACTGGTAGTGGTTGGTCTAGTGATATCGCTGTTGATGATTTATCTGTAACAGCAGTTAATGATGGGCCAGATACACAGGCACCTACAGCTCCTAGTAGTTTAACTTCTTCAAGTGTTACTCAAACTTCATTAACATTAGGTTGGACTGCTTCAACTGATGATGTAGGGGTTACTGGATATGATGTTTTTAGAGGTACTACTAAGTTAGCAACTGTAACAACTACTTCTTATAATGTAACAGGATTAACGGCAAATACTGCATATACATTCTCAGTTAAGGCAAAAGATGCTGCTGGAAACGTTTCTTCTGCAAGTAATGTAGTAAATGTTACAACATTGAGTAATGTAGTAAATTATTGTGCTTCAAAAGGAAATAGAGTTACTTATGAATGGATTGATTATGTTTCTTTCGGAGGAATGACAAATACAACTGCTGCAAATGGTGGGTATGGTGATTTTACTTCTAAGGTAGCTACAGTTACTCAAGGAACTACTAATCAAATAGTAGTAAGTGCAGGATTTAATAGTTCTTCTTATACTGAGTACTTTACAGTATGGATTGATTATAATAGAAATGGAACTTTTGAAAGTAGTGAGCAAACCTCTTTAGGTTCTTCTAGTTCAGCTTCAAATAGATCTGCAAATATATCAATACCTGCAGGAGCAACTTTAGGTCAAACAAGAATGCGTGTTTCTATGAAGTATAACGCAGCGTCTACAGCTTGTGAAACATTTGCTGATGGTGAAGTAGAAGATTATACGGTTAATATCGTTAGTTCATCTTCTTCTTTAGCTGGAACTACTTCTTCAAATGATTTATCTGCTGAACCATTAGATAGAGATGGTTTACCAAGTTTAATTGCATATCCTAATCCTGCAATTAACAGCATTATTGTAAAGTTTGGTAACAATGAAAATGTAAATTACAGAATCACTAATACAATTGGTCAAGTTGTGTTAAAAGGTGAAACTATGAATAACACAGTAAATATCTCTAGTTTAAAAAGTGGAATTTACTTATTAGAAGCAAATGATGGTCAAAAATCATTGACTACTAAATTAGTTAAAAGATAA
- a CDS encoding AraC family transcriptional regulator translates to MIFLPVNFNFLTIVFLFFYASETSGVIIKNKFKYYLLAIIETVVFSVLFILVWFVPSLIEKLFIYGFMDVYMFSSSIFIGYFCIRIIKINLIHKKKLLEYYEDVKYKTLLWLTAFCVICIALNFLGFFGRFLFLNNKSYHILIEVLFLISLYYITIASLVQINISNVINLNKVSLNEIQKELIDVCKTIDHYMTSEKLYLNPSLNLTFLSNYIKIPDRLISKSINEIKNKNFNRFVHEYRIEEFKRLVLDKKYEKYSIEALAHEVGYNSRASFYKNFKIIVGVSPHDFIKNK, encoded by the coding sequence TTGATTTTTTTACCAGTAAATTTTAATTTTTTAACTATTGTTTTCTTATTTTTTTATGCATCAGAAACATCTGGTGTTATAATAAAAAACAAGTTTAAATATTATCTACTAGCAATTATAGAAACAGTAGTGTTCTCTGTATTGTTTATTCTTGTTTGGTTTGTTCCTAGCCTTATAGAAAAACTTTTTATTTATGGGTTTATGGATGTTTATATGTTTTCATCATCAATATTTATAGGTTATTTCTGTATCAGAATAATTAAAATTAATTTAATACATAAAAAGAAACTTTTAGAGTACTATGAGGATGTAAAGTATAAAACACTATTATGGCTTACAGCTTTTTGTGTTATATGTATAGCTTTAAATTTTTTAGGTTTTTTTGGACGATTTTTATTTTTGAATAATAAAAGTTATCACATATTAATCGAAGTACTATTTTTGATTTCGTTATACTATATAACCATTGCTAGTTTAGTTCAAATTAACATATCAAACGTTATTAACTTAAATAAAGTTTCTTTGAATGAAATTCAAAAAGAACTTATCGATGTTTGTAAAACAATTGATCATTATATGACAAGTGAAAAATTGTATTTAAATCCTTCACTAAATTTAACTTTTCTGTCAAACTATATTAAAATCCCAGATCGATTAATATCAAAATCTATTAATGAAATTAAGAACAAGAATTTTAACAGGTTTGTACATGAATACAGAATTGAAGAGTTTAAGAGATTAGTTTTAGATAAAAAATATGAAAAATATAGTATTGAAGCTTTAGCTCATGAAGTAGGGTATAATTCACGAGCTTCGTTTTATAAAAACTTTAAAATAATTGTGGGGGTTTCACCACATGATTTTATTAAAAATAAATAA